A region from the Streptosporangium sp. NBC_01756 genome encodes:
- a CDS encoding fumarylacetoacetate hydrolase family protein: MKLATLRLPGRTTAVRVEGDHAVELDAADVGELLALPGWRELAASGGGASHPAATADYAPVVPRPGKILCVGLNYRAHILEMGRELPQHPTIFAKFPEALVGPYDDIVLPAVSQAMDWEAELAVVIGDTVRHASPEQARAAIAGYSILNDVTARDYQYRTLQWLQGKTFEATTPFGPVLVTPDELGEGLALSCEVDGETVQQADTADLVFGPAELIAYLSEILTLRPGDVIATGTPGGVGHARTPQRYLGDGSRLVTRIAGIGELANTARADG, translated from the coding sequence GTGAAGCTCGCAACGCTGCGCCTGCCCGGCCGCACGACGGCGGTACGCGTCGAGGGCGACCACGCGGTGGAGTTGGACGCCGCCGACGTCGGCGAGCTGCTCGCCCTGCCCGGCTGGCGGGAGCTGGCCGCCTCCGGCGGGGGCGCCTCGCACCCGGCCGCCACGGCGGACTACGCGCCGGTCGTCCCGCGGCCGGGCAAGATCCTGTGTGTCGGGCTGAACTACCGGGCGCACATCCTGGAGATGGGCCGTGAACTCCCGCAGCACCCCACGATCTTCGCCAAGTTCCCCGAGGCACTGGTCGGCCCCTACGACGACATCGTGCTCCCCGCCGTCTCCCAGGCCATGGACTGGGAGGCCGAGCTGGCCGTCGTGATCGGAGACACGGTACGGCACGCGAGCCCCGAGCAGGCACGGGCCGCGATCGCCGGTTACTCGATCCTCAACGACGTGACGGCCCGCGACTACCAGTACCGCACCCTCCAGTGGCTGCAGGGCAAGACCTTCGAGGCCACGACGCCGTTCGGCCCGGTCCTGGTCACTCCGGACGAGCTGGGCGAGGGACTCGCGCTCTCCTGCGAGGTCGACGGGGAGACCGTTCAGCAGGCCGACACCGCCGATCTGGTCTTCGGGCCCGCCGAGCTGATCGCCTATCTGTCGGAGATCCTCACCCTGCGTCCCGGTGACGTGATCGCCACCGGGACTCCCGGCGGGGTGGGTCATGCCCGCACTCCGCAGCGGTATCTGGGTGACGGGAGCAGGCTGGTGACCCGCATCGCCGGGATCGGCGAGCTGGCGAACACGGCACGCGCCGATGGCTGA
- a CDS encoding FAD-dependent monooxygenase codes for MKRVEVLVVGGGIGGLAAAYTQARAGRGVRLLERAEEFGEVGAGLQLGPNATRVLAGWGLLDEVVETGVLPGRLVFRDAVSAEELTHLDLGPEFQRRYHGPYVVVHRSDLHRILLRACEREGVDLVKGVSVERVETVGPGARAFCADGSVHEGDVVLGADGLQSRLRAKIVTDTPVESGFVAHRGTFPAGGVDINPDEVVAWLGPDCHLVQYPLRQGEMLNQVAVFRGPGDLDAAFERCCDQVRGALSHLWRDRHWNMLDRAPATSWVDGRLALVGDAAHPMLQYLAQGACQALEDAQVLAEQSVKHAGSWDDALAAYQEIRVPRTARVQATARVWGDIWHVDGLGRTLRNELMRTRDLADHRYTDWLYGL; via the coding sequence ATGAAGCGTGTCGAGGTGCTCGTCGTCGGCGGCGGGATCGGCGGGCTGGCCGCGGCGTACACCCAGGCCAGGGCGGGCCGGGGCGTCCGCCTGCTCGAACGGGCCGAGGAGTTCGGCGAGGTGGGGGCCGGGCTGCAACTCGGCCCCAACGCCACCCGGGTGCTCGCCGGGTGGGGCCTGCTGGACGAGGTCGTCGAGACGGGGGTGCTGCCCGGGCGGCTGGTCTTCCGGGACGCGGTCAGTGCCGAGGAGCTCACCCATCTGGATCTGGGCCCGGAGTTCCAGCGCCGATATCACGGTCCCTACGTCGTCGTCCACCGCAGCGATCTGCACCGCATCCTGCTCCGGGCCTGTGAGCGCGAGGGCGTGGACCTGGTCAAGGGCGTCAGCGTCGAGCGGGTGGAGACCGTGGGACCGGGCGCACGTGCCTTCTGCGCCGACGGTTCGGTGCACGAGGGCGACGTGGTCCTGGGCGCCGACGGGCTGCAGTCCCGGCTGCGGGCGAAGATCGTCACCGATACGCCAGTGGAATCGGGATTTGTCGCTCATAGGGGGACGTTTCCCGCTGGAGGGGTGGACATCAACCCGGACGAGGTCGTCGCCTGGCTCGGCCCGGACTGTCATCTCGTGCAGTATCCGCTGCGGCAGGGGGAGATGCTCAACCAGGTCGCCGTCTTCCGCGGCCCCGGGGACCTGGACGCCGCCTTCGAGCGGTGCTGCGACCAGGTCCGGGGTGCCCTGTCGCATCTGTGGCGCGACCGGCACTGGAACATGCTCGACCGGGCACCGGCCACCTCGTGGGTCGACGGACGGCTCGCGCTGGTCGGCGACGCCGCCCACCCGATGCTGCAGTATCTCGCCCAGGGCGCCTGCCAGGCCCTGGAGGACGCCCAGGTGCTGGCCGAGCAGTCCGTCAAGCACGCCGGTTCGTGGGACGACGCCCTCGCCGCCTACCAGGAGATCCGCGTTCCGCGTACCGCGCGGGTGCAGGCCACCGCCCGCGTCTGGGGCGACATCTGGCACGTTGACGGGCTGGGCAGGACACTGCGGAACGAGCTGATGCGGACCCGCGACCTGGCCGACCACAGATACACCGACTGGCTTTACGGGCTCTGA
- a CDS encoding maleylpyruvate isomerase family mycothiol-dependent enzyme: MADPWTEEGTALFTAALDTADLDAPSRLPGWTGRHLAAHVAYNARALTRLVHWARTGEETPMYEGPEARAAEIEAGAALGPAVLRELVAETAGELRSALDGLSDLQWRAQVVTAQGRTVPATEIPWMRAREVWVHAVDLGTGARFDDFPPGFVDALLTDVTQTRLRRGQEPSFTLAPHDRDRTWGADASGPHVTGSAARIAAWLTGRGEAPEASLPAPGRWL; encoded by the coding sequence ATGGCTGACCCCTGGACGGAGGAGGGCACGGCGCTGTTCACCGCCGCCCTCGACACCGCCGACCTGGACGCGCCCTCCCGGCTGCCGGGCTGGACCGGCCGCCATCTGGCCGCCCACGTCGCCTACAACGCCAGGGCCCTGACCCGGCTCGTCCACTGGGCGCGGACGGGGGAGGAGACCCCGATGTACGAGGGGCCCGAGGCCCGCGCCGCCGAGATCGAGGCGGGGGCCGCACTCGGGCCCGCCGTACTGCGCGAACTCGTCGCGGAGACGGCGGGGGAGCTGAGGTCGGCGCTGGACGGGCTGTCGGACCTCCAGTGGCGGGCGCAGGTCGTCACCGCCCAGGGGCGGACCGTCCCCGCCACGGAGATCCCGTGGATGCGCGCCCGCGAGGTGTGGGTGCACGCCGTCGACCTCGGTACGGGCGCGCGTTTCGACGACTTCCCGCCCGGTTTCGTGGACGCGCTGCTGACCGACGTGACACAGACCCGGCTGCGACGCGGGCAGGAGCCGTCGTTCACCCTTGCGCCCCACGACCGGGACCGGACCTGGGGCGCGGACGCCTCCGGGCCGCACGTCACCGGATCGGCCGCCCGGATCGCGGCGTGGCTGACCGGGCGCGGCGAGGCCCCCGAGGCGTCGCTGCCCGCACCCGGCCGCTGGCTCTAG